One part of the Ziziphus jujuba cultivar Dongzao chromosome 2, ASM3175591v1 genome encodes these proteins:
- the LOC107418682 gene encoding loganic acid O-methyltransferase-like has translation MEFSEEIPMKGGDGIHGYANNSSLQREAIDVAKKLVNEAIAEKLDIGALVSSKTFCIADLGCSVGPNTFIAVENIIEAVKLKYQSQSPASKIPEFQVFFNDHASNDFNFLFTSLSKDREYYVVGLPGSFHCRIFPEASLHIVHASSSIHWLSRVPKEVMNKNSPAWNGGRIHYTNSADEVIRAYKAQYDEDTDRFLQARAHEVVFGGLMLLIFSSIPNGTLHSQPLENIFFHLLGSCLMDMAKKGIICEEKVDSFNIPYYVPTPEEFEAAVERNGCFSIERKENARGVFVSKNLPNAHIFASHLRAGMEGRLKQHFGGDIIDELFNLYHKKVEEMVPFMLESGKRMDLFVLLKRKADISPLVP, from the exons ATGGAATTCTCTGAAGAAATTCCAATGAAAGGTGGAGACGGCATCCATGGCTATGCTAACAATTCCTCTCTCCAG aGAGAAGCTATAGATGTTgccaaaaaacttgtaaatgAAGCAATTGCGGAAAAGCTCGACATAGGAGCTCTTGTTTCTTCAAAAACCTTTTGCATTGCAGATTTGGGATGCTCAGTTGGGCCTAACACATTTATAGCAGTTGAAAACATAATCGAAGCTGTGAAGTTGAAGTATCAAAGCCAAAGCCCGGCTTCCAAAATCCCAGAATTTCAAGTCTTCTTTAATGATCATGCCTCTAATGATTTCAACTTCCTCTTCACATCCCTCTCTAAGGATAGAGAATATTATGTTGTAGGTTTGCCGGGCTCTTTCCATTGTCGAATATTTCCGGAGGCTTCTCTTCACATTGTGCATGCTTCTTCTTCCATCCATTGGCTTTCCAGGGTACCAAAAGAGGTAATGAACAAGAACTCTCCAGCTTGGAATGGAGGACGGATTCATTACACTAATTCCGCAGATGAAGTAATCCGGGCTTATAAAGCTCAATATGATGAGGACACGGATCGATTCCTGCAAGCCAGGGCTCATGAGGTTGTGTTTGGTGGGTTGATGTTACTCATCTTTTCTAGCATCCCCAACGGAACTCTTCATTCTCAAcctttagaaaatatttttttccaccTTTTGGGTTCTTGCCTTATGGACATGGCTAAGAAG ggaattatttgtgaagagAAAGTGGATTCCTTTAACATACCATACTATGTCCCAACTCCTGAAGAATTCGAAGCTGCTGTCGAACGAAATGGATGTTTTAGCattgagagaaaagaaaatgctCGGGGAGTTTTTGTGAGTAAAAATCTTCCTAATGCACATATTTTTGCATCCCATCTGAGAGCTGGTATGGAGGGAAGACTCAAGCAGCATTTCGGAGGCGATATTATAGACGAGCTCTTTAACTTGTACCACAAGAAAGTAGAAGAAATGGTCCCCTTTATGCTAGAATCTGGGAAAAGAATGGACTTATTTGTTCTGCTTAAACGCAAAGCAGACATCTCTCCTTTGGTCCCATAG